Proteins encoded together in one Lachnospiraceae bacterium JLR.KK008 window:
- a CDS encoding DUF2577 domain-containing protein, which yields MDLLSDANGIIEKIKRAALEAQDAAKPVNICYGEVISRIPLKIRVEQKLLLGEKQLILTRNVTDFTTTISVDQETEKEAMAEEGGESVPPHSHRITGVKQITVHNGLKAGDKVVMLRQQEGQKFIVADRIGGSL from the coding sequence GTGGATTTGTTGTCTGATGCAAATGGAATTATAGAAAAGATCAAAAGGGCGGCTCTGGAAGCGCAGGACGCCGCCAAACCGGTCAATATCTGTTATGGAGAGGTGATTTCAAGGATTCCTTTGAAGATCCGGGTGGAACAGAAACTGCTGCTTGGGGAGAAGCAGCTTATCCTGACGAGGAATGTGACCGATTTTACGACGACGATCAGCGTGGATCAGGAGACGGAAAAAGAAGCAATGGCGGAGGAAGGCGGCGAGTCTGTGCCGCCTCACAGCCACCGAATCACGGGGGTGAAACAGATCACGGTCCATAACGGACTCAAGGCAGGTGATAAAGTCGTTATGCTCAGACAGCAGGAAGGTCAGAAATTTATTGTAGCCGACCGGATAGGAGGCAGCCTATGA
- a CDS encoding DUF2634 domain-containing protein has translation MIPAVVGNPDQDFKIIRQPDMTYRMQMEAGDVLGRADGLEAVKQAVYKIIMTERYQYLMYSWNYGIELLDLIGEPVTYVCPELKRRITEALLCDDRIESVDHFTFDLPRKGVVHVAFTVHSVFGDVMAEREVNF, from the coding sequence ATGATTCCGGCAGTAGTTGGGAATCCGGATCAGGATTTTAAGATCATCAGACAGCCGGACATGACTTACAGGATGCAGATGGAAGCCGGAGATGTGCTTGGCCGCGCCGATGGGCTGGAAGCGGTGAAACAGGCGGTTTATAAGATTATCATGACAGAGCGCTATCAGTATCTTATGTACTCGTGGAATTATGGGATTGAGCTTTTGGATCTGATCGGGGAACCGGTGACCTATGTATGTCCGGAATTGAAACGCCGGATCACGGAGGCGCTGCTCTGTGATGACAGGATTGAGAGTGTCGATCACTTTACGTTCGATCTGCCGCGCAAAGGCGTTGTTCATGTGGCATTTACGGTACATTCTGTCTTTGGAGATGTAATGGCGGAAAGAGAGGTGAATTTTTGA